One window of the Thermasporomyces composti genome contains the following:
- a CDS encoding SDR family NAD(P)-dependent oxidoreductase gives MGALQSKGAVVTGASEGIGAATARLFAAEGATVFITGRQQGELDTAAKAVNAEANGGRAIAVRGDVSVLDDLDRLYARVKDETGRLDVLFANAGVSGTARLEEVTEEHVDRIVGVNVKGLLFTVQKALPLLSEGASVILPSSIAAAKGVAAFSVYNATKAAVRSFARAWTVELAPRGIRVNVVTPGPTRTPGLADLLGDKDQAAKFDEELVARIPLGRMGEPDEVAAAVLFLATDASRFTTGAELLVDGGLSQI, from the coding sequence ATGGGCGCGCTCCAGAGCAAGGGCGCCGTCGTGACCGGTGCTTCGGAGGGCATCGGGGCGGCGACCGCGCGCCTGTTCGCCGCCGAAGGAGCCACCGTGTTCATCACCGGCAGGCAGCAAGGCGAGCTGGACACCGCGGCGAAGGCGGTCAACGCGGAGGCCAACGGTGGGCGCGCCATCGCGGTGCGAGGCGACGTGTCGGTGCTCGACGACCTGGACCGGCTGTACGCGAGGGTCAAGGACGAGACCGGTCGCCTCGACGTGCTGTTCGCCAACGCCGGCGTGAGCGGGACGGCGCGGCTCGAGGAGGTCACCGAGGAGCACGTCGACCGCATCGTCGGCGTCAACGTCAAAGGACTGCTGTTCACGGTGCAGAAGGCGCTCCCGCTGCTGTCCGAGGGAGCCTCGGTCATCCTCCCCAGCTCCATCGCCGCCGCCAAGGGCGTCGCAGCGTTCAGCGTCTACAACGCCACCAAGGCCGCCGTCCGCAGCTTCGCTCGCGCGTGGACGGTCGAGCTGGCTCCGCGTGGAATCCGGGTCAACGTGGTCACCCCGGGACCGACCCGCACCCCTGGACTCGCTGACCTCCTCGGAGACAAGGACCAGGCGGCGAAGTTCGACGAGGAGCTGGTGGCTCGCATCCCGCTGGGTCGCATGGGAGAGCCGGACGAGGTGGCCGCCGCGGTGCTCTTCCTCGCCACCGACGCCAGCCGCTTCACGACCGGTGCCGAGCTCCTCGTCGACGGAGGCCTCAGCCAGATCTGA